One Halichondria panicea chromosome 3, odHalPani1.1, whole genome shotgun sequence genomic region harbors:
- the LOC135332892 gene encoding uncharacterized protein LOC135332892 isoform X2: MREEDKMRRLNEVKEEEEAQRAWDMQEREKRIRKREKFLQVLKKRDEELQEKLHEENHQQAEQLKEQADYLEKRKQMVVENEVLKWKKGFQRKQENWSNVVSQHREAMKKRQEKHLEELFDRNHLPSVTTRCTRNFRKFGGSSRPGTMEKSYPPQSTTVRFTTKPRVHFVEASLPNESAMKDGGVRQSRGDNQIISKQEETRPLEGGGGADTSKRGNTADLDHNDSYDIHLERSRKWSKTDSDGIQQSDLSPVLDKNGCAGSKTSLVRDDVSLLSHDVSLLSQQKSTASDLIGRVLDKATVKVADR, encoded by the exons ATGAGGGAGGAGGATAAGATGAGACGTCTCAATGAG GTGAAGGAAGAGGAAGAAGCACAGAGAGCCTGGGATATGCAAGAAAGAGAGAAGCGGATaagaaagagagagaaattCCTCCAAGTTCTCAAAAAGAGGGATGAAG AGCTCCAAGAAAAACTGCATGAGGAGAACCACCAACAAGCAGAGCAACTCAAAGAACAGGCAGACTATCTAGAAAAGAGAAAGCAAATGGTGGTAGAGAACGAAGTGTTAAAGTGGAAGAAGGGCTTTCAGAGGAAGCAGGAGAACTGGAGTAACGTTGTCAGCCAACACAGAGAGGCTAT GAAGAAGAGACAAGAGAAGCATTTGGAGGAGCTGTTCGATCGCAACCATCTCCCCTCAGTCACCACACGATGCACTCGCAATTTTCGAAAGTTTGGTGGTTCCTCGAGACCAGGTACTATGGAGAAATCATACCCTCCCCAATCCACTACTGTCAGATTTACTACCAAGCCAAGAGTACATTTTGTTGAA GCATCTCTACCTAATGAGAGTGCTATGAAGGATGGTGGTGTGAGACAATCACGCGGCGATAATCAGATCATATCCAAACAGGAAGAGACGCGTCCATTggagggtggtggtggtgcGGATACAAGCAAGAGGGGTAACACAGCCGATCTCGATCACAACGACTCGTATGATATTCATCTGGAGAGAAGTCGAAAATGGAGCAAGACCGACAGTGATGGAATCCAGCAAAGTGATCTGTCTCCCGTACTGGATAAGAATGGGTGTGCGGGGAGTAAGACAAGCCTTGTCCGAGATGACGTTAGTCTGTTGTCACATGACGTTagtttgctgagtcagcagaagAGTACAGCCTCTGATCTGATTGGACGCGTACTGGATAAAGCGACTGTCAAGGTTGCAGATCGATAA
- the LOC135332892 gene encoding uncharacterized protein LOC135332892 isoform X1, with amino-acid sequence MREEDKMRRLNELEKCWQRYNEHSRQVKEEEEAQRAWDMQEREKRIRKREKFLQVLKKRDEELQEKLHEENHQQAEQLKEQADYLEKRKQMVVENEVLKWKKGFQRKQENWSNVVSQHREAMKKRQEKHLEELFDRNHLPSVTTRCTRNFRKFGGSSRPGTMEKSYPPQSTTVRFTTKPRVHFVEASLPNESAMKDGGVRQSRGDNQIISKQEETRPLEGGGGADTSKRGNTADLDHNDSYDIHLERSRKWSKTDSDGIQQSDLSPVLDKNGCAGSKTSLVRDDVSLLSHDVSLLSQQKSTASDLIGRVLDKATVKVADR; translated from the exons ATGAGGGAGGAGGATAAGATGAGACGTCTCAATGAG TTGGAGAAGTGTTGGCAAAGGTACAATGAGCATTCCCGGCAGGTGAAGGAAGAGGAAGAAGCACAGAGAGCCTGGGATATGCAAGAAAGAGAGAAGCGGATaagaaagagagagaaattCCTCCAAGTTCTCAAAAAGAGGGATGAAG AGCTCCAAGAAAAACTGCATGAGGAGAACCACCAACAAGCAGAGCAACTCAAAGAACAGGCAGACTATCTAGAAAAGAGAAAGCAAATGGTGGTAGAGAACGAAGTGTTAAAGTGGAAGAAGGGCTTTCAGAGGAAGCAGGAGAACTGGAGTAACGTTGTCAGCCAACACAGAGAGGCTAT GAAGAAGAGACAAGAGAAGCATTTGGAGGAGCTGTTCGATCGCAACCATCTCCCCTCAGTCACCACACGATGCACTCGCAATTTTCGAAAGTTTGGTGGTTCCTCGAGACCAGGTACTATGGAGAAATCATACCCTCCCCAATCCACTACTGTCAGATTTACTACCAAGCCAAGAGTACATTTTGTTGAA GCATCTCTACCTAATGAGAGTGCTATGAAGGATGGTGGTGTGAGACAATCACGCGGCGATAATCAGATCATATCCAAACAGGAAGAGACGCGTCCATTggagggtggtggtggtgcGGATACAAGCAAGAGGGGTAACACAGCCGATCTCGATCACAACGACTCGTATGATATTCATCTGGAGAGAAGTCGAAAATGGAGCAAGACCGACAGTGATGGAATCCAGCAAAGTGATCTGTCTCCCGTACTGGATAAGAATGGGTGTGCGGGGAGTAAGACAAGCCTTGTCCGAGATGACGTTAGTCTGTTGTCACATGACGTTagtttgctgagtcagcagaagAGTACAGCCTCTGATCTGATTGGACGCGTACTGGATAAAGCGACTGTCAAGGTTGCAGATCGATAA
- the LOC135332874 gene encoding serine-rich adhesin for platelets-like produces MTVQDISKPTMIFSLKGLDPNMQKFLVMHQFGHALGLCHEHQSPDFWEVADSLLDVRKMKADSRMKNVNFEREMLEERSQDATFKPEYDPDSIMHYWFDVNWLKNEEHTNLSEVEADGNLSEEEKTVLRGIHKRHLSYADGPSKRDLDFLQEIYASIQTSSIQDQRYLRKLDELMSDKKNTIELQYLKMHFIGPSGIGKTTTRKRLVGSITNLSELPEDQRKRCSTFLAECTQALAFVDLSSGKIKFQRSKDLNEETQLIFSYLMSSKFSKDRTDSTSPAEEGSQASLPSTNPSKETTDEEKQPLKQSDERATEAKTISTKTVPPERKEAVRVSVTAIDVPMVVKRLREIVGGSKDYKESLQNTVLINLVDIGGQPGFMEMFPFLSRGAGIFLAFFRLDKDLDDICQVSYERENDKITPYDSTYTNRETLSQILSAISHYTKIDTDIDRELCSKLGKLGSAEPIAALIGTFKDELAMQIKVDLLYNILCDSRKASNKSDSTTASKSDSTTADKSYSTTADKSDGTTASKTVSTITSKSDSTTADKSDSTTADKSDNTTASKSDSTTANKTTASKRDSITANKTTASKSDSTTADKSDGTTASKTVSTIASKSDSTTADKSDSTTADKSDNTTASKSDSTTANKTTASKSDSTTADKSYSTTADKSDGTTASKTVSTITSKSDSTTADKSDSTTADKSDNTTASKSDSTTANKTTASKSDSSTADKSFSTTADKSDGTTASKTVSTIASKSDSTTADKSDSTTADKSYSTTADKSDGTTASKTVSTITSKSDSTTADKSDSTTADKSDNTTASKSDSTTANKTTASKSDSSTADKSFSTTADKSDGTTASKTVSTIASKSDSTTADKSDSTTADKSDSTTASKSDSTTAEHKKAIRLILPQDSQKKSNEQPKVTEQEMAAIKQTISQHLRSDAFKKKVEDRLNQKLDEKSEAMCTITSKFKKLLPTQKDNKKFLAVNNYEGTGSDIDLFCEHLQGMISSFFKDAKLRIRPQQLLLGVVLRDYDIVSMKDCIRIGTEALEMSDEEVRFTIWYLDRFVGALIYRPDIKDGYFEEFVICNPRWYSTASVLSLSSRYWSSIPKKAVFYSRNM; encoded by the exons GGAGGTAGCGGACAGCTTGCTGGATGTGAGAAAAATGAAAGCGGATTCTCGAATGAAGAACGTGAATTTTGAAAGAGAAATGTTGGAAGAGCGGTCACAAGATGCCACGTTTAAGCCAGAGTACGATCCAGACAGTATCATGCACTACtg gtttGACGTGAACTGGCTTAAGAATGAAGAGCACACAAATCTATCAGAAGTTGAGGCTGATGGAAACCTCAGTGAAGAAGAAAAGACAGTTTTAAGAGGGATTCACAAGAGACATTTAAGTTATGCTGATGGGCCTTCAAAGCGTGATCTTGATTTTCTACAGGAGATTTACG ccAGTATTCAGACATCCAGTATTCAGGACCAACGGTACCTTCGAAAACTAGATGAGCTGATGTCCGACAAAAAGAACACTATTGAGCTTCAGTATCTCAAGATGCATTTTATCGGTCCCTCGGGTATTGGCAAAACGACCACTCGAAAGAGGCTTGTTGGATCAATTACTAACCTGTCTGAGCTGCCCGAAGACCAAAGAAAACGTTGCAGCACATTTCTTGCTGAGTGTACACAAGCATTGGCCTTTGTGGACTTATCATCTGGAAAAATTAAATTTCAAAGATCTAAAGATCTGAACGAAGAAACACAGCTTATATTTTCTTACCTAATGTCCTCTAAATTTAGTAAGGACAGAACTGACAGCACTAGTCCGGCTGAGGAGGGATCACAAGCATCTCTCCCTTCAACTAATCCTTCAAAGGAAACTACTGATGAAGAGAAGCAACCTCTCAAGCAGAGCGATGAAAGAGCTACTGAAGCAAAAACGATTTCAACAAAAACTGTGCCACCCGAAAGAAAAGAAGCTGTGAGAGTATCTGTGACTGCTATCGATGTTCCCATGGTTGTCAAAAGACTCCGTGAGATTGTAGGGGGCTCAAAAGATTACAAAGAAAGTCTGCAGAACACAGTTCTAATCAATCTTGTTGATATAGGAGGACAGCCTGGGTTCATGGAGATGTTTCCATTTCTAAGCAGAGGGGCAGGGATTTTCCTGGCATTCTTTCGACTGGACAAAGACCTCGACGATATATGTCAAGTATCCTACGAACGAGAAAATGACAAGATCACACCGTACGATTCAACGTACACTAACAGAGAAACACTTTCTCAAATCCTCTCAGCTATCAGCCACTATACCAAGATTGACACAGATATTGACAGAGAGCTGTGCTCTAAACTGGGCAAGCTGGGCTCCGCTGAGCCTATTGCTGCGCTCATAGGTACTTTCAAGGATGAACTTGCAATGCAAATCAAGGTGGATCTGCTGTACAATATATTGTGTGATTCGAGAAAAGCTTCaaacaagagcgatagtaccactgccagcaagagcgatagtaccactgccgacaagagctatagtaccactgccgacaagagcgatggtaccactgccagcaagaccGTTAGTACCATcaccagcaagagcgatagtaccaccgccgacaagagcgatagcaccactgccgacaagagcgataataccactgccagcaagagtgatagtaccactgccaacaaaaccactgccagcaagagggATAGTATCACTGCCAACaagaccactgccagcaagagcgatagtaccactgccgacaagagcgatggtaccactgccagcaagaccGTTAGTACCAtcgccagcaagagcgatagtaccaccgccgacaagagcgatagcaccactgccgacaagagcgataataccactgccagcaagagtgatagtaccactgccaacaagaccactgccagcaagagcgatagtaccactgccgacaagagctatagtaccactgccgacaagagcgatggtaccactgccagcaagaccGTTAGTACCATcaccagcaagagcgatagtaccaccgccgacaagagcgatagcaccactgccgacaagagcgataataccactgccagcaagagtgatagtaccactgccaacaagaccactgccagcaagagcgatagtagcactgccgacaagagctttagtaccactgccgacaagagcgatggtaccactgccagcaagaccGTTAGTACCAtcgccagcaagagcgatagtaccaccgCCGACAAGAgtgatagcaccactgccgacaaaagctatagtaccactgccgacaagagcgatggtaccactgccagcaagaccGTTAGTACCATcaccagcaagagcgatagtaccaccgccgacaagagcgatagcaccactgccgacaagagcgataataccactgccagcaagagtgatagtaccactgccaacaagaccactgccagcaagagcgatagtagcactgccgacaagagctttagtaccactgccgacaagagcgatggtaccactgccagcaagaccGTTAGTACCAtcgccagcaagagcgatagtaccaccgCCGACAAGAgtgatagcaccactgccgacaagagtgatagtaccactgccagcaagagcgatagtaccactgctgAACACAAGAAAGCGATTAGGCTCATTTTGCCTCAGGATTCCCAAAAGAAGAGTAATGAGCAGCCAAAAGTCACTGAACAAGAAATGGCTGCCATTAAGCAAACAATCAGCCAGCACCTCAGATCAGATGCTTTCAAGAAAAAAGTCGAAGATCGTTTAAACCAAAAGTTGGACGAGAAAAGTGAAGCCATGTGCACAATTACCAGCAAATTTAAGAAGTTACTTCCTACCCAGAAAGACAATAAGAAGTTCTTAGCTGTCAACAACTATGAAGGCACTGGTTCTGATATTGATCTTTTTTGTGAGCATCTTCAAGGCATGATCAGTAGCTTTTTCAAAGATGCCAAGCTTCGAATTCGCCCACAACAGCTTTTGTTGGGAGTTGTACTAAGGGACTATGACATTGTTTCTATGAAAGACTGCATTCGTATCGGTACCGAGGCATTGGAGATGAGTGATGAGGAAGTTCGATTCACTATTTGGTACCTAGATCGGTTTGTCGGAGCTCTGATCTATCGTCCAGACATCAAAGATGGTTATTTTGAGGAGTTTGTCATTTGCAACCCCAGGTGGTATTCAACAGCCTCAGTGCTCTCGTTGTCAAGCCGCTACTGGAGCTCCATTCCAAAGAAAGCGGTATTCTATTCACGGAATATGTAA
- the LOC135332892 gene encoding uncharacterized protein LOC135332892 isoform X3, translating to MQEREKRIRKREKFLQVLKKRDEELQEKLHEENHQQAEQLKEQADYLEKRKQMVVENEVLKWKKGFQRKQENWSNVVSQHREAMKKRQEKHLEELFDRNHLPSVTTRCTRNFRKFGGSSRPGTMEKSYPPQSTTVRFTTKPRVHFVEASLPNESAMKDGGVRQSRGDNQIISKQEETRPLEGGGGADTSKRGNTADLDHNDSYDIHLERSRKWSKTDSDGIQQSDLSPVLDKNGCAGSKTSLVRDDVSLLSHDVSLLSQQKSTASDLIGRVLDKATVKVADR from the exons ATGCAAGAAAGAGAGAAGCGGATaagaaagagagagaaattCCTCCAAGTTCTCAAAAAGAGGGATGAAG AGCTCCAAGAAAAACTGCATGAGGAGAACCACCAACAAGCAGAGCAACTCAAAGAACAGGCAGACTATCTAGAAAAGAGAAAGCAAATGGTGGTAGAGAACGAAGTGTTAAAGTGGAAGAAGGGCTTTCAGAGGAAGCAGGAGAACTGGAGTAACGTTGTCAGCCAACACAGAGAGGCTAT GAAGAAGAGACAAGAGAAGCATTTGGAGGAGCTGTTCGATCGCAACCATCTCCCCTCAGTCACCACACGATGCACTCGCAATTTTCGAAAGTTTGGTGGTTCCTCGAGACCAGGTACTATGGAGAAATCATACCCTCCCCAATCCACTACTGTCAGATTTACTACCAAGCCAAGAGTACATTTTGTTGAA GCATCTCTACCTAATGAGAGTGCTATGAAGGATGGTGGTGTGAGACAATCACGCGGCGATAATCAGATCATATCCAAACAGGAAGAGACGCGTCCATTggagggtggtggtggtgcGGATACAAGCAAGAGGGGTAACACAGCCGATCTCGATCACAACGACTCGTATGATATTCATCTGGAGAGAAGTCGAAAATGGAGCAAGACCGACAGTGATGGAATCCAGCAAAGTGATCTGTCTCCCGTACTGGATAAGAATGGGTGTGCGGGGAGTAAGACAAGCCTTGTCCGAGATGACGTTAGTCTGTTGTCACATGACGTTagtttgctgagtcagcagaagAGTACAGCCTCTGATCTGATTGGACGCGTACTGGATAAAGCGACTGTCAAGGTTGCAGATCGATAA
- the LOC135332890 gene encoding uncharacterized protein LOC135332890, protein MISELISRGGKGEGILGMTWKLVDSSVKRNLVSFHIDESAKHFVTLIAHVDCYEIRVIRQNRKYTMHELCSYVLSTVVFVMKDISPLLTPIIAFDCYCGKQENCSKLCLLKTGVFPNFTCNCVRPDQKCWFAEEVSMESDVFLLALPFASDQDVKEKNLSFEWSKRRPKLRGTENELEFKATSRSYFNDFISCEISQNQKSFFTVYHCLKELKESVEDASGSETDQLFADVKEVIKEIRSDWYSLAIELDIDYDTRKSIEKDYRWVEPCFEAMLTHWVKRSSPPPSWSAVVRALKSPTIGREDIATSIKENEKATTSPDICRLNPKEPLNVDCHLRVVRAAACMGG, encoded by the exons ATGATCAGTGAATTGATCTCAAGAGGGGGTAAAGGCGAAGGCATTCTGGGTATGACTTGGAAACTTGTTGATTCTTCAGTTAAGAGAAACCTCGTCTCCTTTCATATTGACGAATCTGCCAAACATTTTGTTACCCTGATTGCTCACGTCGATTGCTACGAGATACGGGTTATTCGACAGAACAGGAAGTATACGATGCACGAGCTTTGTTCTTACGTCCTCTCAACCGTCGTCTTTGTCATGAAGGACATCAGCCCTCTCCTCACTCCGATTATCGCTTTCGACTGCTACTGCGGCAAACAGGAAAATTGTTCCAAGCTCTGCCTCCTCAAAACAGGAGTGTTTCCGAATTTTACTTGCAATTGTGTGAGGCCCGACCAAAAATGCTGGTTTGCAGAA GAAGTCAGCATGGAAAGTGATGTTTTCCTCCTTGCCCTGCCCTTTGCTTCTGACCAAGATGTGAAGGAAAAGAACCTTTCCTTCGAGTGGAGCAAGAGAAGACCCAAACTTAGAGGGACTGAAAACGAATTGGAATTCAAAGCCACGTCACGTAGTTACTTCAATGATTTTATCAGTTGCGAGATTTCTCAGAACCAGAAGtctttttttacagtgtaccaCTGCCTGAAAGAACTGAAAGAGAGTGTTG AGGACGCCTCCGGCTCTGAAACTGATCAGCTGTTTGCTGATGTAAAGGAAGTGATCAAAGAGATACGCTCTGACTGGTACAGCCTGGCTATAGAACTGGACATTGACTACGATACTAGGAAG AGTATTGAGAAGGACTATCGATGGGTTGAGCCATGCTTTGAGGCTATGCTGACACACTGGGTGAAGCGCTcctctcctcccccctcctggtCTGCTGTTGTTAGAGCACTTAAGTCTCCTACTATTGGCCGTGAAGACATAGCAACAAGCATTAAG GAAAATGAAAAAGCTACCACTTCTCCTGATATTTGCCGTCTCAACCCCAAAG AGCCCCTGAATGTGGATTGTCACCTGAGAGTAGTGAGGGCAGCTGCCTGCATGGGAGGCTAA